TAAAGACAAATTTTGATAtaacatattaattttttttaaaattaatatagtttTTTCTAcctgttttaaatatattttaacaattaaactaaTGATTAATTGATATACTGATGCTTTAAATAGTAAAAAAAGATTTCGAAATTAAGAAACTAATTTAAAATTGCAATAAAATTAAGGAAAAAGAAATAATGAAAATAGAAGATAGGCAATGGCATGCGCAGAGAGGGGAAGTCCCATTGTTTGAtgtagaaatgaaattgaaatcacGGCAAAGCAAAGAAGAAAAAGTCAGTGGGCGACATCACAATAAATGACAACCCCGCTGTTTCCAAACTGAGTATTAAATGCAGCAACCCACTTTCTCATCTCTTCCTTTACACTAGCCTTTTTTCCATTAACAAATGGATCCTTGCCTTGCCCCCAAATGTCCACTCCTTCCCCTTCTTCCCCTACCTATCTCACCAACTTAGGCCTCGGCTATTCCATTGCCATCGCCGTCGGTTTCCTCGTCCTCCTCTCCACCATCCTCCTCGCTTCTTACATCTGTTTCCGCTCTTCCACTTCTCCTCGCGCTTTCTCTTCCAATCCCTCCGCTATCCCCGCCTCCAACTCCGATGGCATCCTCCTCCCTACTATTATCTTCGTTGCCGAAGATGAAGCCACTGACAACGTCGTCCTCGGACTTGACCAGGCCGTTATCAATTCTTACCCCAAGTTCCAGTTCTGTAAAGACTCGGGTGCTAGTAACTTGAACACCACATGTTCCATTTGTCTGTGTGAGTACAAGGATTTGGAGATGTTAAGGATGATGCCTGAGTGTAAGCATTATTTCCATGTTTTTTGCATCGATG
This is a stretch of genomic DNA from Gossypium arboreum isolate Shixiya-1 chromosome 11, ASM2569848v2, whole genome shotgun sequence. It encodes these proteins:
- the LOC108472527 gene encoding RING-H2 finger protein ATL67-like codes for the protein MSTPSPSSPTYLTNLGLGYSIAIAVGFLVLLSTILLASYICFRSSTSPRAFSSNPSAIPASNSDGILLPTIIFVAEDEATDNVVLGLDQAVINSYPKFQFCKDSGASNLNTTCSICLCEYKDLEMLRMMPECKHYFHVFCIDAWLKLNGSCPVCRNSPLPTPLSTPLSEVVPLSQFAADRRRIR